The nucleotide window GCCGGTGCCGAATCCAAGCGAACGGATCAACGGCCTTGCCGAGACCGTAACAGCGCTGCAGCAGATCTGGCACGGTGAACCGGTCAGCACGGACGGTGATCAGGTCCGGTTGACCGACGCACGATGTCTACCCACCCCGCTGCAACCGCCGCGGGTGGTCGTCGGCGCCGGTGGCTCCCGCAGGCTGATTACCAGCGCCGTCGACTACGCGGACGAACTCAACGTTTACGCAGACGACGACGTGATCACAGCCGCCCGGGCCGCGATCGACGCGAGCGGGCGGCAGGTCGCGTTGTCGGTCTACGTCTGGGACTGGCCGGACCGGCTGGACGACCGACTCGCCGTCTGGTCCGACCTCGGTGTCGATCGGGTCTTCCTGACGGTCTGGCCGCCGTACGACGTGATCACCGAGATCGCAGCGCACCAACTCGGTTGACTCCGATCAAGATCAGAAATCGTCGCCGAGCTGCCCGGTGACGGCGTCGGCCAACCGCTCGGGATAGCGGGCGCCGACCCGTTCGGCGGCGTCCCGTCCGGCATCGGCCATCGCCCGGCGTACGGCGGCGTCGGCGATGATCAACAACTCCCGATCCGGGCCGACCGCGGGCAACTCCTCCAGCACCCGGCGTTGATCTTCGGTCAGCCGGCGGCTGAACTGCTTCACGCCCATCGGCGGCAGCGGTTGGTTGGACTCGACGAACACGTCGTACAGCATCTGGGCGGCGTTCTGCACGCCGGTCAGTGCGCAGAGCAGGTCTCCCCGGCCGTCGACCATCGCCGGGAAGATCGCCTGCTGCCGCCAGAACTCCTCGATGATCATGGTGATCTTGTCCGGGTTCGGTCCCGGTCCGGGAGCCGGCAGCGGAACCAGCCGGTCAAGATCATCACGATCGATCACCGGGATCCGCCGCCGATGTGGCGATTCCGGCAGCTTACTGACCGGCTCGACCACTGCATCCAACCGGCAGAGCCGATCGGTCAGCACGGTGAAGATCAACTTCGACCTCGGGATCTGCAGGGCCAGCAGCGGTTCTCCAAGCTGCGCAACCCAGTCCCGCCAGTTGGCGACGAAATCGTCGAAGTCGTCGTCGGCGATCGCCAGCAGCAGATCAAGATCAGAACCGGCGTCCGCCTCGCCGCGCGCCAACGAGCCGGACAGCCAGAGTCCGCGGATCCGCTGGTCGGGCTCGGCGAGCTGGAGCACGCGTTCGAAGAGTCGGTGGTAGGTCTGCGGCAGGGGCGCCAGCGCCGCGGTCGGCTCGATCATGATCACGACCGTAGCCGGGTCGGCACGCCCGCGCAGCGATCCCGATCACAGTCGCCGACGGCAATCGTTGGTCTGGTCAACCGAGGTGCCGGTCGCCCGGGCTGTGACCGGGATCGCGGGGCGTTCAGCACAACCGGATCCCGCCGAGGTCACGAAGATCACGTACGCCGAGCGGGTTCGAACCTAAATGATCAAGGTCGACGTCGAACCCTGCACAGCGCACCGGCGATGGGGCAGATTTCCCTACCAGGACAAGCCGGATGCCCGGCACACCAAGCCAAGCTGATCTTGCTCAGCCGGAGAGGAATACCAGATGAACACCAAACTGAAGGTGGCAACCATGACGGCGGCCGCCGGACTGGCGATCGGCGGACTACTGGCGGGCAGTGCGCCGGCCGATGCCGCCCAGCCGCAGCGGGCCGCGACCGCGGAACCGATGTGGTTCGGCCAGTCGGCCTCGGTCGACGGCTACCAGATCTGGGCCACCGTGCAACACGGCGGCCGCGAGCACAGCCAGGATGCCCATCCGGGACGGCTGTCGGAAACGGTGACCGTCTACGTGACCCAGACCGCGCACCACCAGAAGTGGAAGGGCCACTGGAACGAGTCCGCGAGCTACGGCAAACACCTGACCCACAAGGCGACCAACGACGACGGTGAGGGTTTCATGGCGCCCACGGAGAAGTTCCCGACCGTGATGTCCTGGACCCGCTTCGGGGTCGGCAAGAACCAGTACCCCAAGCACTTCGAGTACACCTTCGTCTTCAAGGGCCATAAGTTGCACTGGGCCACCAGCTGATCTCGGCCACCGCTGAGGATCGGATCCGCGGGACAAAATCCAGCACGTGCCGGAGAGTACCGACCCCGGACCCCCGCCGACGCCCCAAAACCCAGCACGTGCCGGAAAATCCCAACCCCAGACCCCCGCCGACGCCCCAAACCCAGCACGTGCCGGAAAATCCCAACCCCAGACCCCCGCCGACGCCCCAAAACCCAGCACGTGCCGGAAAATCCCAACCCCAGACCCCCGCCGACGCCCCAAAACCCAGCACGTGCTGGAAAGTGGGCGTTCGGAGCCGGCGCGGGAAGACGGCAGCTACAACTCCTCAGAGGGCGGCCGTGCTGGCGCGCTCCGGGGGTAGGCGTAGTTGCGTTCGAGGGACCGGTCCCAAGATCAACATGGGAACGGTTCCTCGCGGACCTCGACGGGCCACGCCGACAGCGGCGCAATCTCGACCGCGTACGAGCTTGACCTACGAGTTCACCATTCCCGCGCCGACGGTGACGCCGGTGGCTTCGTCGATCAGGATGAAGGAGCCGGTGGTGCGGTTGCGTTCGTAGGAGTCGACCAGCAGCGGCTGGGTGACGCGCAACTGGACCCGGCCGATCTCGTTCAGCCCGAGCTCGCTGGCATCTTGATCACGATGCAGGGTGTTCACGTCGAGGCGGTACTGGACGTTCTTCACCACGGTCCGGGCGGTCCGGGTGGTGTGCTTGATGGCCAGCTTCTGCCGTGGACGCAGCGGTTGGGTGGTCATCCAGCAGACCATCGCATCCAGGTCCTGGGTCTGCTCGGGCATGTTCTTGGTCCGGCAGATCATGTCGCCACGGGACACGTCGACGTCGTCGGTGAGCCGGACCACCACCGACATCGGCGCGAACGCCTCGGGCACTTCCTGATCGAACACGTCGATCCCGGCAATGGTCGAGGTCATGCCGCTGGGCAGCACCATCACCTCGTCGCCCGGTTTGAGTACGCCGCCGGCCACCTGACCGGCGTAGCCGCGGTAGTCGTGGTAGTCGTCGGACTTCGGCCGGATCACGTACTGCACCGGGAAGCGGACGTCGCGCAGATCCCGGTCGGAGGCGATGTGCAGATGCTCCAGGTGATGCATCAGCGACGGGCCGTCGTACCACGGCATCTGCTGCGATCGGGTGACCACGTTGTCGCCCTTCAGGGCGGAGATCGGGATCACCTGCAGGTCGGGGATGTTCAGCCGGGAGGCGAACGTGGTGAACTCGGCGTCGATCTTCTCGAACAGCTTCTGGTCGAAGTCGACCAGGTCCATCTTGTTCACCGCTAGCACCAGGTGCGGCACCCGCAGCAGCGACAACAGCACCGCATGCCGCCGGGACTGCTCGGTCAGACCCTGGCGGGCGTCGACCAGCACCAGCCCGAGGTCGGCGGTCGAGGCGCCGGTGACCATGTTCCGGGTGTACTGCACGTGGCCGGGGGTGTCGGCGATGATGAACTTCCGCCGCGGGGTGGCGAAGTAGCGGTAGGCGACATCGATGGTGATGCCCTGCTCCCGCTCCGACCGCAGCCCGTCGGTGAGCAACGCCAGGTCGGTGTAGTCGTAACCGCGAGACTGGCTGGTCGCCTCGACGGCCTCCAACTGATCCTCGAAGATCGCCTTGGAATCCAGCAGCAGCCGGCCGATCAGGGTGGATTTGCCGTCGTCCACCGAACCGGCGGTGGCGAAACGCAGCAAGTCTGCCTCCCGCTCGATCAGGTCAGTCATCAGAAGTAGCCTTCCTTCTTCCGGTCCTCCATCGCTGCCTCGGAGAACCGGTCGTCGCCGCGGGTGGCACCACGCTCGGTCACCCGGGCCACCGCAATCTCGGCGATGATCTTCTCGTAGCTGTCGGCGTCGGACTCCACGCAACCGGTCAGCGTCATGTCGCCGACGGTGCGGAATCGGACCAGCCGCTCCTCCACGCTCTCGCCGGCCTTCGGCTGCACAGCCTCGGAGGCCGACAGCAGCATCCCGTCGCGGGGGATGACCTTGCGCCGATGGGCGAAGTAGATGGACGGGATCTCGATCTGCTCCCGGGCGATGTAGTGCCAGATGTCCAGCTCGGTCCAGTTGGACAGCGGGAACACCCGCATGTGCTCGCCCTCGTGCAGCCGCCCGTTGTAGAGCGCCCACAGTTCCGGCCGCTGATTCTTCGGATCCCACTGGCCGAATTCGTCCCGGTGGGAGTAGATCCGCTCCTTGGCCCGGGCCTTCTCCTCGTCCCGGCGGCCGCCCCCGAAGGCGGCGGTGAAGCCTTCGACCTCGATGGCGTTGAGCAGGGTGCCGATCTGCAACCGGTTGCGGCTGGTCTTGCCGTCGTCGATCACGATCCCGTTCTTGATCGCCTCGTCCACCGACGCGACGATCAGCCGTACGCCGAGACGCTCGACCCAGTTGTCGCGGGTGGCGAGCACCTCGGGAAAGTCGAAGCCGGTGTCCACCTGGAGCACCGGGAACGGGATCCGGGCCGGGAAGAACGCCTTCTCGGCCAACCGCATCATCGTGATCGAGTCCTTGCCGCCGGAGAACATCAGCACCGGCTTCTCGAACTCGGCCGCGGCCTCAC belongs to Microlunatus elymi and includes:
- the cysN gene encoding sulfate adenylyltransferase subunit CysN, which codes for MTDLIEREADLLRFATAGSVDDGKSTLIGRLLLDSKAIFEDQLEAVEATSQSRGYDYTDLALLTDGLRSEREQGITIDVAYRYFATPRRKFIIADTPGHVQYTRNMVTGASTADLGLVLVDARQGLTEQSRRHAVLLSLLRVPHLVLAVNKMDLVDFDQKLFEKIDAEFTTFASRLNIPDLQVIPISALKGDNVVTRSQQMPWYDGPSLMHHLEHLHIASDRDLRDVRFPVQYVIRPKSDDYHDYRGYAGQVAGGVLKPGDEVMVLPSGMTSTIAGIDVFDQEVPEAFAPMSVVVRLTDDVDVSRGDMICRTKNMPEQTQDLDAMVCWMTTQPLRPRQKLAIKHTTRTARTVVKNVQYRLDVNTLHRDQDASELGLNEIGRVQLRVTQPLLVDSYERNRTTGSFILIDEATGVTVGAGMVNS
- a CDS encoding aminoglycoside 6-adenylyltransferase; this encodes MIEPTAALAPLPQTYHRLFERVLQLAEPDQRIRGLWLSGSLARGEADAGSDLDLLLAIADDDFDDFVANWRDWVAQLGEPLLALQIPRSKLIFTVLTDRLCRLDAVVEPVSKLPESPHRRRIPVIDRDDLDRLVPLPAPGPGPNPDKITMIIEEFWRQQAIFPAMVDGRGDLLCALTGVQNAAQMLYDVFVESNQPLPPMGVKQFSRRLTEDQRRVLEELPAVGPDRELLIIADAAVRRAMADAGRDAAERVGARYPERLADAVTGQLGDDF
- the cysD gene encoding sulfate adenylyltransferase subunit CysD produces the protein MSTHADYRLSQLDELEAESIHIFREAAAEFEKPVLMFSGGKDSITMMRLAEKAFFPARIPFPVLQVDTGFDFPEVLATRDNWVERLGVRLIVASVDEAIKNGIVIDDGKTSRNRLQIGTLLNAIEVEGFTAAFGGGRRDEEKARAKERIYSHRDEFGQWDPKNQRPELWALYNGRLHEGEHMRVFPLSNWTELDIWHYIAREQIEIPSIYFAHRRKVIPRDGMLLSASEAVQPKAGESVEERLVRFRTVGDMTLTGCVESDADSYEKIIAEIAVARVTERGATRGDDRFSEAAMEDRKKEGYF
- a CDS encoding LLM class flavin-dependent oxidoreductase — its product is MLREQRIRMAVNLGPTDDWEQLLGGARLADELGLDAIGVLDHYHTERPDWGWLSGWAMWGALAMQTSTVRLVPMVIDRLNHLPGVLAKEVSVLSRLSGGRFELGIGAGDFFAEQRAWGLPVPNPSERINGLAETVTALQQIWHGEPVSTDGDQVRLTDARCLPTPLQPPRVVVGAGGSRRLITSAVDYADELNVYADDDVITAARAAIDASGRQVALSVYVWDWPDRLDDRLAVWSDLGVDRVFLTVWPPYDVITEIAAHQLG